One stretch of Pomacea canaliculata isolate SZHN2017 linkage group LG11, ASM307304v1, whole genome shotgun sequence DNA includes these proteins:
- the LOC112574889 gene encoding uncharacterized protein LOC112574889 — MSKTVFISLLYFLVQTHTAAPERHCFNNQCGDHFANLTDCLGHTWNCDSDEYCEMITHQADFQCNRFPALEGESRRWQMQCQPIQATHSNGNHIGLDTCRYLSNECTPGCDPNSHAHSCILCATSFEDFESRVRNTTSTLLSTVSSTGQPAQPNTTQAGSSIVGR; from the exons ATGTcaaagacagtttttattagCTTACTTTATTTCCTAGTGCAGACACATACAGCAG CACCGGAGAGGCACTGTTTCAATAACCAATGTGGCGATCATTTTGCTAACTTGACCGATTGTCTCGGTCACACCTGGAACTGTGACAGTGATGAG TACTGTGAGATGATCACCCACCAGGCCGATTTCCAATGCAATCGCTTCCCTGCCTTGGAAGGTGAATCCAGGAGATGGCAGATGCAGTGCCAGCCGATTCAAGCAACTCATTCCAATGGGAATCACATA GGCTTGGATACCTGTCGTTACCTCAGTAACGAGTGCACCCCAGGCTGCGACCCCAACAGCCACGCACACAGCTGCATACTGTGCGCCACCAGTTTCGAAGACTTTGAAAGTCGAGTCAGAAACACGACGAGCACCCTGCTGTCCACTGTGTCATCTACCGGACAGCCAGCACAGCCTAACACGACACAGGCTGGTAGCAGTATAGTAGGTCGCTGA